The Deltaproteobacteria bacterium genome includes a region encoding these proteins:
- a CDS encoding TetR family transcriptional regulator, producing MAISELEEIRRNQILLAALKVMSQKGSFDATMEDIASEAGLSKGGLAHYFKSKNELFIAAFREFFAQVFERCRLGMEVTDDPLEKLLAFGLLFDPDEPYVPLGYPILFDCMAKAAHDPAYREVFEEWVEGWIALLSGALALGVERGLFRPLDPDPLARAISAIYQGTAERWFLAPTRHSREWAVNAVKDAITRLMNPYIVNQ from the coding sequence ATGGCCATAAGCGAACTGGAAGAGATAAGGCGCAACCAAATTCTTCTGGCGGCCTTGAAGGTGATGTCCCAGAAGGGCTCCTTCGACGCCACCATGGAGGACATCGCCTCCGAGGCCGGTCTTTCCAAGGGGGGCCTGGCCCACTACTTCAAGAGCAAGAACGAGCTTTTCATAGCCGCGTTCCGGGAGTTCTTCGCCCAGGTTTTCGAGCGGTGCAGGTTGGGCATGGAGGTAACGGACGATCCCCTTGAAAAGCTCCTGGCCTTCGGCCTTCTTTTCGACCCGGACGAGCCCTACGTGCCCCTGGGCTACCCGATACTTTTCGACTGCATGGCAAAAGCCGCCCACGACCCGGCCTACCGGGAGGTTTTCGAGGAATGGGTGGAAGGCTGGATAGCCCTTCTGTCGGGTGCGCTTGCATTGGGAGTCGAACGCGGCCTTTTCCGGCCTCTGGACCCCGACCCGCTGGCGCGGGCCATTTCGGCCATCTACCAGGGAACAGCCGAGCGCTGGTTCCTGGCCCCCACCCGGCACTCCCGCGAGTGGGCCGTAAACGCGGTCAAAGACGCCATAACCCGCTTGATGAACCCGTATATCGTTAATCAGTAG